In Felis catus isolate Fca126 chromosome A3, F.catus_Fca126_mat1.0, whole genome shotgun sequence, a single genomic region encodes these proteins:
- the PTPN1 gene encoding tyrosine-protein phosphatase non-receptor type 1 isoform X2 has product MDEAQRSYILTQGPLPNTCGHFWEMVWEQKSRGVVMLNRVMEKGSLKCAQYWPQKEEKEMIFEDTNLKLTLISEDIKSYYTVRQLELENLTSQETREILHFHYTTWPDFGVPESPASFLNFLFKVRESGSLSTEHGPIVVHCSAGIGRSGTFCLADTCLLLMDKRKDPSSVDIKKVLLEMRKFRMGLIQTADQLRFSYLAVIEGAKFIMGDSSVQEQWKELSHEDLEPPPEHVPPPPRPPKRILEPHNGKCKEFFPNHQWVKDETGEDKEDCPIKEETKTPLNVPCSVESTSPDTEVRRRVMGAGPAQGEPSPPKEEQDQALTPWKPFLVNMCMATVLTAGAYLCYRFLFSSST; this is encoded by the exons ATGGACGAAGCCCAAAGGAGTTACATTCTTACGCAG GGCCCTTTGCCTAACACGTGTGGTCACTTTTGGGAGATGGTGTGGGAGCAGAAAAGCAGGGGCGTGGTCATGCTCAACAGAGTGATGGAGAAAGGCTCG TTAAAATGTGCACAGTACTGGccccagaaagaagaaaaagaaatgatctttGAAGACACAAATTTGAAACTAACCTTGATCTCTGAAGATATTAAGTCGTATTATACGGTGCGGCAGCTAGAATTGGAAAACCTCACA tctcaAGAAACTCGAGAGATCCTACATTTCCACTATACCACGTGGCCTGACTTTGGCGTCCCAGAATCGCCAGCTTCGTTCCTGAACTTCCTTTTTAAAGTACGCGAGTCAGGGTCACTCAGCACGGAGCATGGCCCTATCGTGGTGCACTGTAGTGCGGGCATCGGCAGGTCGGGGACCTTCTGTCTGGCTGACACCTGCCTCCTGCTG ATGGACAAGAGGAAAGATCCTTCTTCTGTGGATATCAAGAAAGTTCtgttagaaatgaggaaatttcGGATGGGACTGATCCAGACAGCAGACCAGCTCCGTTTCTCCTACCTAGCTGTGATCGAAGGTGCCAAATTCATCATGGGAGACTCTTCAGTACAG GAGCAATGGAAGGAGCTCTCCCACGAGGACCTGGAGCCCCCACCCGAACacgtcccccctcctccccggccGCCCAAACGAATCCTGGAGCCACACAATGGGAAGTGCAAGGAATTCTTCCCAAACCACCAGTGGGTAAAGGACGAAACCGGGGAGGATAAAGAAGACTGCCCCATCAAGGAAGAAACCAAAACCCCCTTAAACGTCCCTTGCAGCGTGGAAAG caCGAGTCCAGACACTGAAGTCAGAAGGCGGGTCATGGGGGCAGGTCCTGCCCAGGGGGAGCCATCACCGCCCAAGGAGGAGCAGGACCAGGCGCTGACTCCCTGGAAGCCCTTCCTGGTCAACATGTGCATGGCCACGGTCCTCACGGCCGGCGCGTACCTCTGCTACAGG TTCCTGTTCAGCAGCAGCACATAA